The window GTTCTACGAAGTTATGAAGTGATTGGCAGGTTTAGTACAGGGTCAACAATGGGATGTCACTTTTGAAAGTTTACCTATCAGACGAATGGGATCTTGTAACACCTACTGGCAACTTGTTGGCCTATAAGATAATCAGTTTTTCAGTACTGATTATAGTCCACACAGCATGTgactaatttacaaaacaaactgatCAGGAAACTTAATATGTcccatttaaaaactttaataagttttaaataaaatacacctgttagctaaaacaaaattatactaaACAAACCTTTATCACTACAATATGAACTTGCCACTAGGCTCATCAGTTagtaaaaacatttgtttcagaatttcacaTAAGGCTACTAcaatcatccctaattttgatctAACAGActgatggaaggcagctagtcaacagcaatCACTGCAAGCTCTTAGGCTGATACCATCTAATCTAATACTGATATACAACCATCACTCTTACAACTACAATGTATGGGGCATGCTTTTGTATTAGTAGATCACAAACCACACATCCTCCGACTCCTTGACTGAATATACTAGGCACTATATCATGTGATCTGTCCATCTGAGTTAAACAGTATTTTTCAACATGGCTCTACTTTATAAAGCTATACATTATATGAATTACAAAAATCCACATCTAAACAGCAATTTTGAATTCTATAATACCTACCTTGaaacaaactttacattttgCATGTATGTGTAcatacttttgattttttttattattattatttctgatgTTTCTTTCATGTTTCACACAGAATCAGTGAAGATACTTGACAATGCTGGGCTTAAAACTGGCCCAATAAATAGAGAAAGGGGTTGTCCTTTTTCTAGTATTTTCTGAGCTGTAGCACATGTTTATCAAATGCAAGATACCTATGCTATGGATGTCAGTAACTCTTCTGATATGGGCCTGGCCATTTTAACTGACTTCATAAGGTATTGTCTCTTCACAAAGTTTAAGTTTTAGTAAACAAGTcatttgtacaaaacaaaattatatttcccaattatgtattttttttattaattatttgtccATGAATATGTGGATTGAAAGTGTTAAGTCCAAGTGCAGTAATTTTCCGATTTAGAatggaaacatttttattcatctcAGTTCTCAAATTTTTTGTATCATCTCTAAAACCTCATAAATGAATAAACTTCAACTTTTACAGTAAAACTTCAgattttttctgttacttttttCTGCCACaaaaatgtctccatttttttaCCCCTTATCTACCACAGAATTTCTCTAATCTTTGACTTTATCTACTACTGATTCGTAATTAACTTTTTCAAAAAGTACATGAAGTATACTTGGTATATAAAGTAAACCTGGCTTAAACTCACCTTCTTTGCACTTTGTAATGAAGTAGGAACAACAGGTGGGCCAACAGGAATAGCAGCAGTTTCAGAAGGTAGAGCTGAATCCTTAACATGTTGGTGAGGAAGCTCATACGTGAAGCTGGCATTAGAAATCTTCATACAGTCCTCTAGAGTTTTAATAAAGGTGTCACAAGTGGCACTCAGCAGTTCAGCAGCTTCCTTCATTTTCTGAAGAAGTAAAATACAGTTGAGTAAGTCCCACAAGCAGTCATATTTTAGTTCCCCTCACAAAATTACTCTgcttaaattgtaatattttctacTGTTCGTTGAACTAAGAAAACTCGTTAACTGCACAAATTTTAGGATCATTTTATGGGCAATTTAATTCTAATATTAATTAACTCTATTAAGttcagtttaaaaatatcttaaagggaaaatgtttatatttgcaATTATGACATAGCTTCAATGCAAAGTAGCCCATTGAAGTATTTCTGCTTTATTAACAGgctttttatatttaacttttaactaaTTATGCAGagcttttattattacttacactGTTAACCTACAGGTCAATCCTATAGCACTCCCATTTTCTGATTAAACCAAGCTTACAAGTTATTGATAAGTTAATGGGTTTCAATGTAGTCAACCAATCAAAATAACATAGCAAAAGATTGCTGACAGCTTCTTCAATTCTACTTGTagctttttaaaatgaaaaaaatgtgaaaaggTGGATCAAAGCATAAAAAATTATCCAAGAATTACATTAATTTACCCCTAGTTTTAAAACTTATAgggaaaaaaactttaaaatttaaaatttatacaaaatacttcctacacaaacaaaaaacacaatttaaaataatatttatcttaattcACTCCCACTTGTTCTTAACAGTGAAAAATATAACCAAACAGTAACACAAGCACTATAAAAAGACTAAATCTAATATAAATGATGCAATTCATTTGAATCACCTCCACATCAGGTGCAACATCTTGTTCTTGAACTGACGATGTTATTGTGTGAACCTGCTGCATCAGAAGGTCACAGTAAAGCCTCAACTCCGATTTTTTCATCTTTAGATTATCTGGCCCTGCCTTGCCTATCAAGTAATAATACAGGACTTTTTTTGATACATGAAAAGCATAccctacacattacttgtaaatgTATGCTTCTCACAGTAAAGTTCTTTAATAGAGCATATTATCTTGTCAAAAACCAgtgtaaataacacaaaaatttttattttatcatgaatGGCTGTTCACATTACTGTACCTAGGATTTTAGCATGACTGTAGAAATGCCCTTGGAATAGCTAACTCTACAAAGTGAACACAAAAATCATTTAAAACCCATTGTGACTGGTTGTTACAGATGTTTACAAATGCATTCTTTTTTAGCAACATATCACCAAGCTAAGTTTCTATCACTTTGTTCTGACATCTATGCAATGGTCCAATGAACTAGAAATCATTTTGGCTTATAAagttgaaaagaataaaaactgtGTGTCTAAACCAACTTCTCCAAGATGATGTGTAGTAACATCCAATTTACAGAAAGCATGATTGGCTaagattaataaaactacatttttatttaagctacaatgttaaaattagtgtcattttgttaaaaactattttgacTGTTCTCCAAAGGGGTTTGAATGgtgtatgaaaaataaagaaaattaagaatACTATTGATTTCATTTCCAGACCACTGAAATCAACCCCAAATCAAAAGTTgaaacacttaacatttttacatttaaaattttccctaaatattttaaatcttaaatactaaaaaataaataaaattaaacaaaatattcatataaggaTAACTACAGTTTTAGTTTCAATCACCAGAAATGAATAAACCCAACTGGGTGTCAGGTAATAAAGTGCtactagataaaaaaaaaatatccttttaCAAGTGGTAACCACAGAATAGTAAACCACTACAAGCTGAAAATATCCTTTTACACGtggaaaaatcaaaataataaatcactATTAGATGAAAATATCCTTTTACACGtggaaaaatcaaaataataaatcactACTAAATGAAAATATCCTGTTACATGTGACAAAGAGacaaataaaccattattagatataattttttatacatgtgGTAAAAACAATAATAGATTTTTACAAGCTACTCATACAAAACCTTCCACAAAAGTGATAAAGATAAGGTTGGATGCATATTTCTAGGTGACCAGACACATCCTGCAATGCAcagtaaaaacatatatatactatttacTGGATACAAATACTGTTCCACGTGGTAAGGAAAAGACTGTGCACCTGTTTCTAGCTATGAGCATTATTCTACATGTGTTAAAGACAGAATTGTACACCTGTTATACAAATATTGCTTAACATATGTAGTAAAGACTGGACTGTACACTTGTTCcaatacacaaatattgttcaatGAATGTGGTAATGACAGGACTGATCACCTGTTGCTACATACGGGCATTCCACGTGTGGTAATGACAGGACTGTTCACCTGTTGCTACATACGGGCATTCCACGTGTGGTAATGACAGGACTGTTCACCTGTTGCTACATACGGGCATTCCACGTGTGGTAATGACAGGACTGTTCACCTGTTGCTACATACCTGTTGGCATTCCACGTGTGGTAATGACAGGACTGTTCACCTGTTGCTACATACGGATTCTGTAATGACAGGACTGTTCACCTGTTACTACATACGGGCATTCCACGTGTGGTAATGACAGAACTGTTCACCTGTTACTACATACGGGCATTCCACGTGTGGTAATGACAGAACTGTTCACCTGTTACTACATACGGGCATTCCACGTGTGGTAATGACAGAACTGTTCACCTGTTGCTACATACGGACATTCCACGTGTGGTAATGACAGGACTGTTCACCTGTTGCTACATACGGACATTCCACGTGTGGTAATGACAGGACTGTTCACCTGTTGCTACATACGGACATTCCACGTGTGGTAATGACAGGACTGTTCACCTGTTACTACATACGGGCATTCCACATGTGGTAATGACACCTACATACGGGCATTCCACATGTGGTAATGACAGGACTGTTCACCTGTTACTACATACGGGCATTCCACATGTGGTAATGACAGGACTGTTCACCTGTTACTACATACGGGCATTCCACATGTGGTAATAACAGGACTGTTCACCTGTTACTACATACGGGCATTCCACATGTGGTAATGACAGGACTGTTCACCTGTTACTACATACAGGCATTCCACATGTGGTAATGACAGGACTGTTCACCTGTTACTACATATGGGCATTCCAATTCAAAGACTGAAAAATCTGCCCTTAATAGTGTGGTGCCCATTAATTGAGGTTCTACTGGATTGTTCTGTTTGTGGTAAAGACCAGAGTGTAGTACACCGAATACCCTAAAAATATTCTACATGTGCAGTAAAAATAGTTCACCTGTTACTAGATACAAATATTGTTCTAAATATTTGCCAATTCCACAATTTCAGCATAAGTAGAACTGTCAAAGTTTCCTAACCAACACAAAATTCAACTCTGAAAGAAAATTTATCAATAGCTATACAGGTGGTCAAACaagagatttttttaaaacttaaccatAATGTATTAGAATATCAAAAGTGGATAAAGGAATAAATGAATCATTATTCATGCAGTGTACACCATTTGTTATAATtcaatcaaaatgtttttaatggttttaagaaatacatttcaaatatatagtaaaatatattcatccAAGTAAagctcttacaaaaaaaaaaccaataacagCATGCCATAAGAAGCTATAGCAActattcaaaataacaaacattttagtaATAAAGTTAGAACTAAAACGACCTTTACTCCACATGTAACAATTATAAAGTCTTTTGCTTTAgccaatgtttctttttctactgGCATTCATGAAGCCAGAATAGGAAAATAATGTCTgatagatttgtttttgttttttatatcttgGGGTTAAAATTGTTTTCTAGCTTCATTGCAAACAAAATTTCTCCATATGCAGAACAAGTTCTGAAtaataaatacatgcaaataaaACCATGTAAAATGAACAAACAGGATACatgaatttataatattaataataaatcaagTTTTAGTTCACCTGCTGGTGACTTCTGTTGGGAACTAAGAGCAGCTTTGGCACTTCCCAAGGCAACCAGCCATTGTTGTCGTTCTTGAGGAGATGATGCTCGTAGGTAAAAATGTTGTTCAGAAGGAATCACCAAGTCAAGACGTTTTTGATCAGTCTGGTGTACTATTGAAAACAATTGATTGCATTTATATTGGATCTATTATGGTCTGAGAGGattttttgtaaaacagaaactaaaaaaaaacctttgaacTGTTCACCCCTCATCACCATTACTTAGAAAAGACAAGAGTACTttagacattttataaataaccTTTATCACTagttaactctctcaacatgggcATGGTCAATATGAccaaccatgtgacctctttgtacatATTTAAAGCCTTTATAAATACTTTAACTTTCAAGTCAgtttacatcttcacaaaatttggcagtcttttacaaacaacaaatcatatttttagtgaagtatttaataaactaaaaatttgtcCCTGAATGtactgagtatttgttttgaatagtccatgtgcaaaggTATTTTCACAAGATCAAAAATAGTTTTCCTCATCTCAagaattgtaaattattttgtgtaacccataaaacctcctaaatacatttcaaatgttttttgttttgtttttaataaaactttatattttattttctttaccctatctCTGCAGGATCAACCAATTTGATCTTCATACAACCTCcccaaaaaatcaaaatatatacaagttacCCTTTCCTTCTTTCTTGACTTCAAATTCAAACAAGACTACAGTTGTTTATgctaagtagctttaagctcctaatgatatacatatatttataattaaatttattgttctaCTGCCCTTTGAACCATTCTAATTACTATCCATGGCATGAAAGTTGTAAGTCACTTGAAGAGCATGTAACTCACATTACACAATTGAGTTACATAACCCACAAGCTAATACAAGCTGCTTGTGTGCATGTCTCATgaaccatttttattaaattataaaataaaaagatccatattttcacattttagttacttttataataaagaataaacattaaaaacaagaaataaagtacttaaccAATCTTCTCTCTAGCTGTCAGTTGTTGATGACATTTAAcactactttttatactaatggtagtaatgcactaaatttttatttcactaaataatgcaccaaaaaacATAGACTAATAATAAGCAAAAAGTAGACAGCTTCCCCTAACTACAAAAATTCTCTGGCTTTCTAACTCTGTGACAAGAGCAGTTATGAATTCATCCAAGCTAATCATTAACTTCCCTGTTGGAATGAAACTTGTACTCTAACTAAAATTTACAATTATCTGTTCAAAATGCAATGCTGTATAATACATCACttgatataacaaaatattggccttatattggttataggtaatatataattatacatgggaaaattatttacaaattttgaaagagaaGATGTGAAAGGTGAGTGTGGCAGGaggggtttgattttctattttatagctCCATACCAAATcaaaaatgaacaatataaaaattatggtttgccTGAGCAGTGACAATTTTGTACTTATTGGAGGGGTGGTGTATAAAACAAAGATGAGATGCCTAAAGAAAATGTATAACACTAGGTAAAATTCAGGATTTGTTAAAATAATGCCTTATAgaattatgaacttaaaacatatatactattaaaatacagattattagctaagattttatactatactaattggtatagcataaataaagtaattcaataaaacattgaatttaaGAAACTAAAACCTTGTGCCATGCActattaaaagttaacattttctgcATGTGGAAAGGCAAATATTTGAGGACCCTTTTTCATGGTCATTGAAATGAAGAGAATGACCAAAAAGAAGGATCACATTCTACTCAACCAGATAGCAACATGTCATCTCTGAGCAAGAATTACAAGGAAACACCCACATACTTTTTTTCCTACTATACAACTGGGAAAACCATTCACAGTTGTTGTGAACAGGGCACCCAACTTTGCCCTTGAGTGAAATAATCATTTCAAGCATCACTCACTTGGAATAAACCTCTGTCCACCACTCCAACAACTGGAAACTGAAGTGGTATGGATTCCCATGCTCCACTAAAAGAAATGGACAGATACTTGTGTTTGGGAGACCCAAGGAACAATGCTCCAGAGATAGTACAATAGGTGAATCATGTTCCCTACTTTCTAAAACAAACCAACCCCAATTTATGAAATCTGGGGGTTAATAGGAATAGGAAAAATCCCTTTAATGCTTACTCATAATAGACCATGAGTGGTGGTCCAGTAGTGTATCTGTCTTTGTGAAGGAATTGTTTATCACCCAGAAAGGGTGCAAGGTGCTATTTACAAACAGAGATCATTGctaaaaaagaatgttttgatttttttattattattatttttaaaaattggtaGACTGGTAGCTAGTGCAGATTTGGGAAGAAGCATCCTGACAAGGCAACCCATCAATGACTGGGATCAAAATGAAAATGACATAGGTCTCtgaaaaagaagagaaataaacaaaatattaaagaagtTACTTTGAAAAAATGTTAGAGATTgtcattatttcataaaataaagaaaataggcAAACCCCAGACCCAAAAGACaggtcttaaaaaaaaaagaaatatctaaAGCATTGGTGTAACTAAAGCCATTTAAAACTTAAGAGAAACCTGACACAAGTACGAAAAACCATTGTCAACATTCTACTGTTGAGGAAAGTGACTAGAAAGTAATAACATGAAGCTTATATATGGATCTGGGTTAAGGGGTGCATTGACAGGTACACAGCAGCACAAGATTTAACTGACTTTGGGCAATATAGTGGGATATAAAAGTTAGAGCAAGTAAGGTAAGATTAATACCAGTGCTTAGATTAGCAGAGAAAAGAAACTTTTGTTGGGTTAAAGCTAAAATGTGAGGGGAAGTGAGTGagtttcagaatattttgtttttttacacctTCTTGCAGCTtattaaaaggttaaaaaataacCAAGTAATCTAAGAATGATAGGATTCAGTAAGAAGAAACAagtaactgtattatttaaatagtaTATTTAGTAAGCTAACACATGCAGGGTTAAACTAATTAAAAGCTGTCTATTCTGTGTCCAAACcttgtttattttgaacattGATAAAGTAATAAAGGTCTACATACAAGATGAAACTAGCTAAAAATGCAACAatctaaaaaaatgaaaaaggttattattataaaaattataaaccagTCACagcaacaaaaaccaaaaacactagCTGAACCAtagataaaattaacataatcTGTGAATTTTGCATAAGACCTAATTGTATAACATAGCAAAAACCACAGCAATAATGCACTATAAAAAACCCAGCAACACAAAGTCTTTCAGAACGTAGATCTTCCTTTTTCCAGTTCACttctgataaatatatttaacttctaAAAACTCAAGAAAttggatttttgttttatgattctaCATAATTCGTTAATATTGGGAAGAGTGGTAGCAAGGCATTCCTTTAAAAAGTATATAGAACACTACCTGCAATCTCACAAGCTGATAACCTAACTGAACCTTTACATCCTTGATTTACTTCTTCCTGAGACTTGTAGTAGGCCAAAATGCCATTATCAAGTACAAACCATCGTGGTTGCCAACCTGTAAAAAATTACCCCAATATTATTTTCCATTCAGCACACTGAAAAGATGGTTATTGATGAATTTGGAACCATTAACTTTACAAGTTACTACTGCTGAAaccatgaaaattttaaaatgatacactgtatattcatttaaatataaactcTTCTTAAGCATACATATTGAAGTACAAGGCAATAAAATAgctgttaaataaaacattatagtaCAAGTGTTGATTCCATAaagttcagaaaaataaatgaaagtttaaattttttacttAAGTGTGATCCTTTATCTCTATGTAACATTAAAACTTTTCTTACATTCTTTGTTATCTGTTTACCACACTCCAAtcaaatgttgataaaactttagCAATAATGATAGCTACTAGAGGGACAGATGACTGATTGAAAAAAGTTTAATTCACTGGGGGcattaaagaaaatacaaatatatatttttttaatgagctTCAAGCATCTTTTTGGGATCATTGACTGTTGCATAGATAAGTATTATAGCTGGAAAATGtaaggttaaaatatttttaaaactgcttagtcattt of the Tachypleus tridentatus isolate NWPU-2018 chromosome 13, ASM421037v1, whole genome shotgun sequence genome contains:
- the LOC143236301 gene encoding pleckstrin homology domain-containing family A member 3-like isoform X7, with amino-acid sequence MEGVLWKWTNYWNGWQPRWFVLDNGILAYYKSQEEVNQGCKGSVRLSACEIAVHQTDQKRLDLVIPSEQHFYLRASSPQERQQWLVALGSAKAALSSQQKSPAGKAGPDNLKMKKSELRLYCDLLMQQVHTITSSVQEQDVAPDVEKMKEAAELLSATCDTFIKTLEDCMKISNASFTYELPHQHVKDSALPSETAAIPVGPPVVPTSLQSAKKANKLPVGVTRSHSSDR
- the LOC143236301 gene encoding pleckstrin homology domain-containing family A member 3-like isoform X3 encodes the protein MIKQQSTIIVYHNIRKIFSQEMEGVLWKWTNYWNGWQPRWFVLDNGILAYYKSQEEVNQGCKGSVRLSACEIAVHQTDQKRLDLVIPSEQHFYLRASSPQERQQWLVALGSAKAALSSQQKSPAGKAGPDNLKMKKSELRLYCDLLMQQVHTITSSVQEQDVAPDVEKMKEAAELLSATCDTFIKTLEDCMKISNASFTYELPHQHVKDSALPSETAAIPVGPPVVPTSLQSAKKSHAVWTIISTEKLIIL
- the LOC143236301 gene encoding pleckstrin homology domain-containing family A member 3-like isoform X5 translates to MIKQQSTIIVYHNIRKIFSQEMEGVLWKWTNYWNGWQPRWFVLDNGILAYYKSQEEVNQGCKGSVRLSACEIAVHQTDQKRLDLVIPSEQHFYLRASSPQERQQWLVALGSAKAALSSQQKSPAGKAGPDNLKMKKSELRLYCDLLMQQVHTITSSVQEQDVAPDVEKMKEAAELLSATCDTFIKTLEDCMKISNASFTYELPHQHVKDSALPSETAAIPVGPPVVPTSLQSAKKAHHTLII
- the LOC143236301 gene encoding pleckstrin homology domain-containing family A member 3-like isoform X1: MIKQQSTIIVYHNIRKIFSQEMEGVLWKWTNYWNGWQPRWFVLDNGILAYYKSQEEVNQGCKGSVRLSACEIAVHQTDQKRLDLVIPSEQHFYLRASSPQERQQWLVALGSAKAALSSQQKSPAGKAGPDNLKMKKSELRLYCDLLMQQVHTITSSVQEQDVAPDVEKMKEAAELLSATCDTFIKTLEDCMKISNASFTYELPHQHVKDSALPSETAAIPVGPPVVPTSLQSAKKSFTLLHYNMTKQSHILAAVTC
- the LOC143236301 gene encoding pleckstrin homology domain-containing family A member 3-like isoform X2, with translation MIKQQSTIIVYHNIRKIFSQEMEGVLWKWTNYWNGWQPRWFVLDNGILAYYKSQEEVNQGCKGSVRLSACEIAVHQTDQKRLDLVIPSEQHFYLRASSPQERQQWLVALGSAKAALSSQQKSPAGKAGPDNLKMKKSELRLYCDLLMQQVHTITSSVQEQDVAPDVEKMKEAAELLSATCDTFIKTLEDCMKISNASFTYELPHQHVKDSALPSETAAIPVGPPVVPTSLQSAKKANKLPVGVTRSHSSDR
- the LOC143236301 gene encoding pleckstrin homology domain-containing family A member 3-like isoform X4, with protein sequence MLQKIFSQEMEGVLWKWTNYWNGWQPRWFVLDNGILAYYKSQEEVNQGCKGSVRLSACEIAVHQTDQKRLDLVIPSEQHFYLRASSPQERQQWLVALGSAKAALSSQQKSPAGKAGPDNLKMKKSELRLYCDLLMQQVHTITSSVQEQDVAPDVEKMKEAAELLSATCDTFIKTLEDCMKISNASFTYELPHQHVKDSALPSETAAIPVGPPVVPTSLQSAKKSFTLLHYNMTKQSHILAAVTC
- the LOC143236301 gene encoding pleckstrin homology domain-containing family A member 3-like isoform X6 is translated as MEGVLWKWTNYWNGWQPRWFVLDNGILAYYKSQEEVNQGCKGSVRLSACEIAVHQTDQKRLDLVIPSEQHFYLRASSPQERQQWLVALGSAKAALSSQQKSPAGKAGPDNLKMKKSELRLYCDLLMQQVHTITSSVQEQDVAPDVEKMKEAAELLSATCDTFIKTLEDCMKISNASFTYELPHQHVKDSALPSETAAIPVGPPVVPTSLQSAKKSFTLLHYNMTKQSHILAAVTC